A genomic segment from Tachysurus fulvidraco isolate hzauxx_2018 unplaced genomic scaffold, HZAU_PFXX_2.0 HiC_scaffold_42_np12, whole genome shotgun sequence encodes:
- the LOC125140691 gene encoding transmembrane protein 106C-like — MFPRPVLVEDGGIRSVIIHFDHDTSRVLINMTNALKFNNWNFFTVLVDSVSSQVLYMKTVIGTQQLDNIIRIQPLSQRQMNFTVNVEISGSLSYV; from the exons ATGTTCCCTCGGCCGGTGCTGGTGGAGGACGGAGGGATTCGGTCTGTCATCATCCATTTCGACCACGACACCAGCCGTGTGCTCATAAACATGact AATGCCCTGAAGTTTAACAACTGGAACTTCTTCACCGTGTTGGTGGACAGCGTGAGCAGTCAGGTTCTCTACATGAAGACGGTCATTGGCACTCAGCAGCTTGACAACATCATCAGAatccaaccactaagccagagACAG ATGAACTTCACTGTGAATGTGGAGATCAGCGGGTCGCTGTCCTACGTATAG